One part of the Paraglaciecola sp. L3A3 genome encodes these proteins:
- a CDS encoding heparin lyase I family protein, which produces MLKSTILLLLFCNSAFACPIWQAKVVENSPQGWDYLLNPKNIQVVANPSNFKQQVLKLSISPDTSWPNGHSRVEVKHNGCATDEGDSTYISWGFYLNRPVQTINDIAYWETDKSHLQSMGMYLAPVNGSEKIANKLLFFTSLPKRKIQWQQNISIKKWHKIALAIDWSASKSKGQISVWFNNQLVVKQLTVKTKPDDNKLFIQLGLHREQTEAFIDSIYLRNVREDDNIQNL; this is translated from the coding sequence ATGTTGAAATCCACTATTCTACTGTTATTGTTTTGCAATTCAGCTTTTGCCTGTCCTATATGGCAAGCTAAAGTTGTAGAGAATTCGCCACAGGGTTGGGATTATTTACTCAACCCCAAAAATATTCAAGTTGTGGCTAACCCATCTAATTTTAAGCAGCAGGTACTTAAGCTTAGTATTAGTCCAGACACAAGTTGGCCAAATGGACATAGCCGGGTCGAAGTGAAGCATAATGGTTGTGCAACGGATGAAGGTGATTCAACCTATATTTCATGGGGATTTTATTTAAACAGGCCCGTGCAAACTATAAATGATATTGCATATTGGGAAACTGATAAGTCTCATCTGCAAAGCATGGGCATGTATTTAGCGCCAGTTAATGGGAGCGAAAAAATCGCTAACAAGTTGCTTTTTTTTACCAGTCTACCTAAACGTAAAATTCAATGGCAGCAGAATATATCAATTAAAAAATGGCATAAGATCGCATTAGCAATCGATTGGTCTGCATCTAAATCCAAGGGACAAATTAGTGTTTGGTTTAATAACCAACTAGTAGTGAAACAATTAACAGTAAAAACTAAACCCGATGATAATAAGTTATTCATCCAATTAGGCTTGCATCGCGAGCAAACTGAAGCCTTCATAGACAGTATTTATCTACGTAATGTAAGAGAAGATGACAATATACAAAACTTATAG
- a CDS encoding nitroreductase family protein, producing MQEHNSLPLSDFIEYSPAEMLARSEQFFVDIKRRHSIRQFSDKPVAQEIIENCIKAAGTAPNGANHQPWHFCVIHSADIKAQVRQQAEAHEQGFYQGRAGDEWLGALKPLGTDANKPYLEHAPWLIAIFSQKNKELEDGHKQNNYYVHESVGIATGFLINALHNCGLVTLTHTPKPMRFLSKICNRPDNERPYMLLVVGYPASDATVPEHAIKKKSLVEIASFL from the coding sequence ATGCAAGAGCATAACAGTTTACCCCTAAGTGACTTTATCGAATATTCGCCAGCAGAAATGCTGGCGCGTTCTGAACAGTTTTTTGTTGATATTAAACGCCGCCATAGTATTCGTCAATTTAGTGACAAGCCCGTTGCCCAAGAAATCATTGAAAATTGTATCAAAGCCGCAGGCACTGCGCCTAACGGTGCCAATCATCAGCCTTGGCACTTTTGTGTGATTCATTCTGCTGACATTAAAGCTCAGGTACGACAGCAAGCAGAAGCCCACGAACAAGGATTTTATCAAGGACGTGCAGGTGATGAATGGTTAGGTGCGTTAAAACCCTTAGGCACAGATGCCAATAAACCCTACTTAGAACATGCCCCATGGTTAATTGCTATTTTTAGCCAAAAGAACAAAGAGCTAGAAGACGGTCATAAACAAAATAATTACTACGTGCATGAATCAGTAGGGATTGCCACTGGCTTCTTAATTAATGCCTTACACAACTGTGGTTTAGTAACCTTAACCCATACGCCTAAACCCATGAGATTTTTGTCGAAGATATGTAATCGTCCTGACAATGAACGTCCATATATGTTGCTAGTTGTTGGATATCCGGCATCTGATGCAACGGTTCCCGAACATGCCATTAAAAAAAAATCTCTAGTAGAAATAGCTAGTTTTTTATAA